The Syngnathus scovelli strain Florida chromosome 18, RoL_Ssco_1.2, whole genome shotgun sequence genome contains a region encoding:
- the spice1 gene encoding spindle and centriole-associated protein 1 isoform X1 — MSFARGGCRTQHGKGLKKPLRPKKTAPPPKREWVSTISDLSVHKMTPAELDHRHEIRKSHNKAAAQWELREKALKAHLRQAGCSPLDKASQTIIREVFSDKLLLQDVLARSDRALAVVNDLFGDSPRRQTGHPSVTVAPILDSPLGSTGLSPLNDSMVDQQAVLEPDDDNYYYSDEEPATRRLLQSKLQVKNKMGGPQRQRIRPGVSERRFASPQTPCAPAQTVLNATAAVQRLRSRRNHSEEAVEEPSFLVSQVLNPDLSARLPGRCRSARARKRACKTPELNGSSEASLSTEPSGLGLLQTMLAQVELDLDSLSPQTSTQSRQRSAQGFTGFSVALVSNLARLVQLLKNREYDAQTAIEEKQKLEEKLKEQRSLIDALTAETMILREETSSLKAELEQRAAELERKLDSVVSAMATHINQPQGSDVIAPVPQPVAERPPVSVSPAIRLSSPGQGDALQPIPETDQVAYKEFRSPSSASSLVSLPLASLPLALRLSPDVLEAKIAKLCHLRDVIADAQSSRARSVGGSPGNGGTKQKRSASVGTGRVTPDRTLPWPESSAGLGQHVSQVNHQGTLNNNSVSNVQQRLLEVNRKSAAARGRLLDLIEQQKQTLSARVSPSVSPVPPSAFSPRPSGGSGSMDGGSLLKPADDKRSAGSQAFSRHYEEAQRDGSTPQTQTQQVQDSCFALSAHV; from the exons ATGTCATTTGCTAGAGGTGGATGTCGGACGCAACATGGCAAGGGCCTGAAAAAGCCCCTTCGCCCCAAGAAGACAGCACCTCCTCCCAAAAGAGAGTGGGTG AGCACCATCAGTGACCTGTCCGTGCACAAGATGACCCCCGCAGAGCTG GACCATCGCCATGAGATCCGCAAGTCGCACAACAAGGCCGCCGCTCAGTGGGAGCTGCGAGAGAAAGCGCTGAAAGCTCACCTCAGGCAGGCTGGATGTAGTCCTCTGGATAAAGCCAGCCAAACAATCATCAGAGAG GTGTTTTCTGACAAACTGCTGCTGCAGGATGTGCTGGCCCGCTCCGACAGAGCCTTGGCCGTAGTCAACGACCTGTTTGGAGACTCACCACGCAGGCAGACTG GACATCCCAGTGTGACGGTGGCTCCAATCTTGGACTCTCCATTGGGCTCCACTGGGCTTTCACCTCTCAATGACTCCATGGTGGATCAACAG GCTGTTCTTGAACCAGACGACGACAACTATTACTACAGTGATGAAGAGCCCGCAACTAGACGACTACTCCAGAG taaactTCAGGTGAAGAATAAGATGGGAGGTCCCCAGCGTCAAAGAAttcgtcccggtgtctctgagcGCAGATTTGCAAGTCCTCAAACTCCCTGCGCACCAGCCCAAACTG TCCTAAATGCCACGGCAGCTGTCCAGCGTTTACGGTCCAGACGCAACCATTCGGAGGAAGCTGTGGAGGAGCCTTCCTTCCTGGTCTCGCAAGTCCTCAACCCTGATCTTTCAGCCAGGCTCCCAG GCCGCTGTCGCTCGGCCAGGGCCAGGAAGCGCGCCTGCAAGACGCCAGAGCTGAACGGGTCCTCCGAGGCCTCTCTCAGCACGGAACCGTCCGGCTTGGGTCTGCTGCAGACCATGCTGGCTCAAGTGGAGCTCGACTTGGATTCCTTGAGCCCGCAAACATCGACACAGAGTCGGCAACGCTCGGCACAAGGCTTCACCGGCTTTTCCGTAGCTTTGGTCTCCAATCTCGCACGCCTGGTTCAGCTCCTCAAAAAC CGAGAATATGACGCACAGACTGCGATTGAGGAGAAACAAAAGCTCGAGGAGAAGCTGAAAGAGCAACGAAGCTTGATTGACGCTCTCACTGCAGAGACCATGATTTTGAGAGAGGAGACATCCTCACTGAAG GCAGAGTTGGAGCAGCGGGCAGCCGAGCTGGAGAGGAAGCTGGACTCTGTGGTGTCGGCAATGGCGACGCACATCAACCAACCACAAGGCTCTGATGTCATAGCTCCAG TTCCACAGCCCGTTGCCGAGCGACCGCCGGTTTCCGTATCTCCCGCCATCCGACTCTCCTCACCTGGACAGGGAGATGCCTTGCAGCCAATTCCTG AGACAGATCAGGTTGCCTACAAGGAATTCCGATCCCCCAGCTCGGCGTCCAGTCTCGTCAGCCTGCCTCTCGCCAGCCTCCCCCTCGCGTTGCGACTCtctcccgacgtcttggaggccaaGATCGCCAAGCTCTGCCACCTCAGGGACGTGATCGCCGATGCCCAGAGTAGCCGTGCCCGAAGCGTCGGCGGGTCGCCCGGCAACGGCGGCACGAAGCAGAAGCGCTCGGCTTCCGTCGGCACAGGCAGAGTGACACCTGACAGGACGTTGCCGTGGCCTGAGAGCTCTGCAGGGCTCGGTCAACATGTCAGCCAAGTGAACCATCAG GGGACTCTGAATAATAACAGCGTGAGCAATGTGCAACAGCGCCTCCTGGAGGTCAACAGGAAAAGCGCAGCAGCCAGAGGCCGATTGCTGGATctgatcgagcagcagaaacaaACCCTTTCTGCCAGAGTGTCTCCGTCCGTCTCCCCCGTGCCCCCCTCGGCCTTCAGCCCGAGACCGTCAG GTGGCAGTGGAAGCATGGACGGCGGATCCCTCTTGAAACCAGCAGACGACAAACG ATCAGCCGGTTCGCAAGCTTTTTCTCGGCATTATGAAGAGGCTCAGAGGGATGGAAGCACGCCG
- the spice1 gene encoding spindle and centriole-associated protein 1 isoform X2 translates to MTPAELDHRHEIRKSHNKAAAQWELREKALKAHLRQAGCSPLDKASQTIIREVFSDKLLLQDVLARSDRALAVVNDLFGDSPRRQTGHPSVTVAPILDSPLGSTGLSPLNDSMVDQQAVLEPDDDNYYYSDEEPATRRLLQSKLQVKNKMGGPQRQRIRPGVSERRFASPQTPCAPAQTVLNATAAVQRLRSRRNHSEEAVEEPSFLVSQVLNPDLSARLPGRCRSARARKRACKTPELNGSSEASLSTEPSGLGLLQTMLAQVELDLDSLSPQTSTQSRQRSAQGFTGFSVALVSNLARLVQLLKNREYDAQTAIEEKQKLEEKLKEQRSLIDALTAETMILREETSSLKAELEQRAAELERKLDSVVSAMATHINQPQGSDVIAPVPQPVAERPPVSVSPAIRLSSPGQGDALQPIPETDQVAYKEFRSPSSASSLVSLPLASLPLALRLSPDVLEAKIAKLCHLRDVIADAQSSRARSVGGSPGNGGTKQKRSASVGTGRVTPDRTLPWPESSAGLGQHVSQVNHQGTLNNNSVSNVQQRLLEVNRKSAAARGRLLDLIEQQKQTLSARVSPSVSPVPPSAFSPRPSGGSGSMDGGSLLKPADDKRSAGSQAFSRHYEEAQRDGSTPQTQTQQVQDSCFALSAHV, encoded by the exons ATGACCCCCGCAGAGCTG GACCATCGCCATGAGATCCGCAAGTCGCACAACAAGGCCGCCGCTCAGTGGGAGCTGCGAGAGAAAGCGCTGAAAGCTCACCTCAGGCAGGCTGGATGTAGTCCTCTGGATAAAGCCAGCCAAACAATCATCAGAGAG GTGTTTTCTGACAAACTGCTGCTGCAGGATGTGCTGGCCCGCTCCGACAGAGCCTTGGCCGTAGTCAACGACCTGTTTGGAGACTCACCACGCAGGCAGACTG GACATCCCAGTGTGACGGTGGCTCCAATCTTGGACTCTCCATTGGGCTCCACTGGGCTTTCACCTCTCAATGACTCCATGGTGGATCAACAG GCTGTTCTTGAACCAGACGACGACAACTATTACTACAGTGATGAAGAGCCCGCAACTAGACGACTACTCCAGAG taaactTCAGGTGAAGAATAAGATGGGAGGTCCCCAGCGTCAAAGAAttcgtcccggtgtctctgagcGCAGATTTGCAAGTCCTCAAACTCCCTGCGCACCAGCCCAAACTG TCCTAAATGCCACGGCAGCTGTCCAGCGTTTACGGTCCAGACGCAACCATTCGGAGGAAGCTGTGGAGGAGCCTTCCTTCCTGGTCTCGCAAGTCCTCAACCCTGATCTTTCAGCCAGGCTCCCAG GCCGCTGTCGCTCGGCCAGGGCCAGGAAGCGCGCCTGCAAGACGCCAGAGCTGAACGGGTCCTCCGAGGCCTCTCTCAGCACGGAACCGTCCGGCTTGGGTCTGCTGCAGACCATGCTGGCTCAAGTGGAGCTCGACTTGGATTCCTTGAGCCCGCAAACATCGACACAGAGTCGGCAACGCTCGGCACAAGGCTTCACCGGCTTTTCCGTAGCTTTGGTCTCCAATCTCGCACGCCTGGTTCAGCTCCTCAAAAAC CGAGAATATGACGCACAGACTGCGATTGAGGAGAAACAAAAGCTCGAGGAGAAGCTGAAAGAGCAACGAAGCTTGATTGACGCTCTCACTGCAGAGACCATGATTTTGAGAGAGGAGACATCCTCACTGAAG GCAGAGTTGGAGCAGCGGGCAGCCGAGCTGGAGAGGAAGCTGGACTCTGTGGTGTCGGCAATGGCGACGCACATCAACCAACCACAAGGCTCTGATGTCATAGCTCCAG TTCCACAGCCCGTTGCCGAGCGACCGCCGGTTTCCGTATCTCCCGCCATCCGACTCTCCTCACCTGGACAGGGAGATGCCTTGCAGCCAATTCCTG AGACAGATCAGGTTGCCTACAAGGAATTCCGATCCCCCAGCTCGGCGTCCAGTCTCGTCAGCCTGCCTCTCGCCAGCCTCCCCCTCGCGTTGCGACTCtctcccgacgtcttggaggccaaGATCGCCAAGCTCTGCCACCTCAGGGACGTGATCGCCGATGCCCAGAGTAGCCGTGCCCGAAGCGTCGGCGGGTCGCCCGGCAACGGCGGCACGAAGCAGAAGCGCTCGGCTTCCGTCGGCACAGGCAGAGTGACACCTGACAGGACGTTGCCGTGGCCTGAGAGCTCTGCAGGGCTCGGTCAACATGTCAGCCAAGTGAACCATCAG GGGACTCTGAATAATAACAGCGTGAGCAATGTGCAACAGCGCCTCCTGGAGGTCAACAGGAAAAGCGCAGCAGCCAGAGGCCGATTGCTGGATctgatcgagcagcagaaacaaACCCTTTCTGCCAGAGTGTCTCCGTCCGTCTCCCCCGTGCCCCCCTCGGCCTTCAGCCCGAGACCGTCAG GTGGCAGTGGAAGCATGGACGGCGGATCCCTCTTGAAACCAGCAGACGACAAACG ATCAGCCGGTTCGCAAGCTTTTTCTCGGCATTATGAAGAGGCTCAGAGGGATGGAAGCACGCCG